In one window of Streptomyces roseofulvus DNA:
- a CDS encoding ATP-dependent helicase, producing MSSSSTTRPTPPHQGQPYPGAGRPRTPGAYRLVRTAPAPVDPPQLDAAQRAVVEHDRGPLLVLAGPGTGKTTTLVEAVAARMERGADPERILVLTFSRKAAVELRDRMATRLGGRRPPQATTFHSYCYALIRAHQDAELFAEPLRLLSGPEQDLAVRELLAGQIDLERAGLGGVRWPDELRACLTTRGFADEVRAVLARSRELGLGPDALRRFAERVGRPDWKAAAGFLAEYLDVLDLQGVLDYTELVHRAVLLAEHVTLPAYDAVYVDEYQDTDPAQVRLLTALTGGGRNTVVAFGDPDQSIYAFRGADVNGILDFPAAFGGAPVRVLGTSRRAGAGLLAATRQLTQRMPLSRLPAAAVRAHRDLSPVRDGGRAEAYTYPTASAEAENIADLLRRAHLEDGVPWHAMAVLTRAAAVLPALRRALTSAGVPVETDAADTPLRHEPAVAPLLLALRAVATAVGPTRSAGAERVGTTPDGAAPAPEPAPDETPARPGPEPAPDEAPAPDETPSPWLDVQTALELLASPLAGIDPADLRRLGRALREEHRAAGDKLPPPSDVLLARALAEPERLAAHDPAYARGALRLGRLLQEARALLAAGGTAEEALWVLWNGTPWPARLERAALRGGPAGRNADRDLDAVCALFETAARAEERLGGRGVLNFLEEVDAQDIAADTLTRRHTRPDAVRLMTAHRSKGLEWSLVVVAGVQEGLWPDLRRRGSLLEADRIGRDGLAEPLTPGALLAEERRLFYVAATRARDRLVVTAVKAPADDGDQPSRFLAELGTEPKEVPGRPRRPLAVSALVAELRATTVDPDASPALRDAAARRLAALAALTDEDGQPMVPAAHPDRWWGLHEPTRSAVPLRDRDRPVALSPSALENLAATCSLQWFLGREVKAAEPASAAQGFGNVVHVLADEVASGRTPADLDVLMARLDTVWDALAFDAPWKSEQEKAHARVALERFLSWHVMDRGGRTPAASEHGFDVTLEAGEYQVRIRGSMDRVETDEEGRAYVVDFKTGKSAPTRDEVAHHPQLAVYQLAVREGALDEVFGGRRPEPGGAELVQLRQAAPKKEGGDALPKVQAQQPPEGEWIGDLLATAAGRVLDERFTPTTGAHCATCSFRAACSARPEGRQVVD from the coding sequence GTGAGCTCCTCCTCCACCACCCGGCCGACGCCGCCGCACCAGGGACAGCCGTACCCGGGTGCGGGCCGGCCGCGGACCCCCGGCGCGTACCGGCTGGTGCGCACGGCCCCGGCCCCGGTGGATCCCCCTCAGCTGGACGCAGCCCAGCGGGCGGTGGTTGAGCACGACCGGGGACCACTTCTCGTCCTCGCCGGACCCGGCACCGGCAAGACGACCACGCTGGTCGAGGCCGTCGCCGCCCGCATGGAACGCGGTGCCGACCCCGAGCGGATCCTCGTCCTCACCTTCAGCCGCAAGGCCGCCGTCGAACTCCGCGACCGGATGGCCACCCGGCTCGGTGGCCGGCGCCCGCCGCAGGCCACCACCTTCCACTCGTACTGCTACGCCCTCATCCGCGCCCACCAGGACGCCGAGCTCTTCGCCGAACCGCTCCGGCTGCTCTCCGGCCCCGAGCAGGACCTCGCCGTCCGCGAACTCCTCGCCGGCCAGATCGACCTCGAACGGGCCGGGCTCGGCGGCGTCCGCTGGCCCGACGAACTCCGCGCCTGCCTCACCACCCGCGGCTTCGCCGACGAGGTCCGCGCCGTCCTCGCCCGCTCCCGCGAGCTGGGCCTCGGCCCCGACGCGCTCCGCCGCTTCGCCGAACGCGTCGGCCGTCCCGACTGGAAGGCCGCCGCCGGCTTCCTCGCCGAGTACCTCGACGTCCTCGACCTCCAGGGCGTCCTCGACTACACCGAGCTGGTGCACCGGGCCGTCCTGCTCGCCGAGCACGTCACCCTGCCCGCGTACGACGCCGTCTACGTCGACGAGTACCAGGACACCGATCCCGCCCAGGTCCGGCTCCTCACCGCGCTCACCGGCGGCGGCCGGAACACGGTCGTCGCCTTCGGCGACCCCGACCAGTCGATCTACGCCTTCCGCGGCGCCGACGTGAACGGCATCCTCGACTTCCCCGCGGCCTTCGGCGGCGCCCCCGTCCGGGTCCTCGGCACCTCCCGCCGGGCCGGCGCCGGCCTCCTCGCGGCCACCCGGCAGCTCACCCAGCGGATGCCGCTGAGCCGCCTGCCCGCCGCCGCGGTCCGCGCCCACCGCGACCTGTCGCCGGTACGGGACGGGGGCCGGGCCGAGGCGTACACCTACCCCACCGCCTCCGCCGAGGCCGAGAACATCGCCGACCTGCTGCGCCGCGCCCACCTGGAGGACGGCGTCCCCTGGCACGCCATGGCCGTCCTCACCCGCGCCGCCGCCGTCCTCCCCGCCCTCCGCAGGGCCCTCACCTCGGCCGGCGTCCCCGTGGAGACCGACGCCGCCGACACCCCCCTCCGCCACGAACCGGCGGTGGCCCCCCTGCTGCTGGCCCTGAGAGCGGTCGCCACGGCGGTCGGGCCCACCCGTTCCGCAGGGGCGGAACGGGTGGGCACGACCCCCGACGGCGCCGCACCGGCGCCCGAGCCCGCACCGGACGAGACGCCCGCACGGCCCGGGCCCGAGCCCGCACCGGACGAGGCGCCCGCGCCGGACGAGACGCCTTCGCCCTGGCTGGACGTCCAGACCGCCCTGGAGCTGCTCGCCTCGCCGCTCGCCGGCATCGACCCCGCCGACCTGCGGAGGCTCGGCCGCGCCCTCCGGGAGGAGCACCGCGCCGCGGGCGACAAGCTCCCGCCCCCCTCCGACGTCCTCCTCGCCCGCGCCCTCGCCGAGCCGGAGCGCCTCGCCGCGCACGACCCCGCCTACGCCCGCGGCGCCCTCCGCCTCGGCCGTCTCCTCCAGGAGGCCCGCGCGCTGCTCGCCGCCGGTGGCACCGCCGAGGAGGCCCTGTGGGTGCTGTGGAACGGCACGCCCTGGCCCGCCCGCCTGGAACGCGCCGCCCTCCGCGGCGGTCCCGCCGGCCGCAACGCCGACCGGGACCTCGACGCCGTCTGCGCCCTCTTCGAGACCGCCGCCCGCGCCGAGGAACGGCTCGGCGGCCGCGGCGTGCTCAACTTCCTCGAAGAGGTCGACGCCCAGGACATCGCCGCCGACACCCTCACCCGCCGGCACACCCGCCCGGACGCCGTCCGGCTGATGACCGCGCACCGCTCCAAGGGCCTGGAGTGGAGCCTCGTCGTCGTCGCCGGAGTCCAGGAGGGCCTGTGGCCGGACCTGCGCCGCCGCGGCTCGCTCCTCGAAGCCGACCGCATCGGCCGCGACGGCCTCGCCGAACCGCTCACCCCCGGCGCCCTCCTCGCCGAGGAGCGCCGCCTCTTCTACGTGGCCGCCACCCGCGCCCGCGACCGGCTCGTCGTCACCGCCGTGAAGGCCCCCGCCGACGACGGCGACCAGCCCTCCCGCTTCCTCGCCGAACTCGGCACCGAACCGAAGGAGGTGCCGGGCCGGCCCCGCCGCCCGCTCGCCGTCTCCGCGCTCGTCGCCGAGCTGCGCGCCACCACCGTCGACCCGGACGCCTCGCCCGCGCTCCGGGACGCCGCCGCCCGCCGGCTCGCCGCACTGGCCGCCCTCACCGACGAGGACGGGCAGCCGATGGTCCCGGCCGCCCACCCGGACCGCTGGTGGGGCCTGCACGAGCCCACCCGCTCCGCCGTGCCGCTCCGCGACCGGGACCGGCCCGTGGCGCTCTCCCCGAGCGCCCTGGAGAACCTGGCCGCCACCTGCTCGCTCCAGTGGTTCCTGGGCCGCGAGGTCAAGGCCGCCGAACCCGCCTCCGCCGCGCAGGGCTTCGGCAACGTCGTCCACGTCCTCGCCGACGAGGTCGCCTCCGGCCGCACCCCCGCCGACCTCGACGTCCTGATGGCCCGCCTCGACACCGTGTGGGACGCGCTCGCCTTCGACGCCCCCTGGAAGTCCGAGCAGGAGAAGGCGCACGCGCGCGTGGCCCTCGAACGCTTCCTGAGCTGGCACGTCATGGACCGCGGCGGCCGCACCCCGGCCGCCTCCGAGCACGGCTTCGACGTCACCCTGGAGGCGGGGGAGTACCAGGTCCGCATCCGCGGCTCCATGGACCGGGTCGAGACCGACGAGGAGGGCCGCGCGTACGTCGTCGACTTCAAGACCGGCAAGTCCGCCCCCACCCGGGACGAGGTCGCCCACCACCCGCAGCTCGCCGTCTACCAGCTCGCCGTCCGCGAGGGGGCCCTCGACGAGGTCTTCGGCGGGCGCCGCCCCGAACCCGGCGGCGCCGAACTCGTCCAGCTGCGCCAGGCCGCGCCCAAGAAGGAGGGCGGCGACGCGCTGCCCAAGGTGCAGGCGCAGCAGCCGCCGGAGGGCGAGTGGATCGGCGACCTGCTGGCCACCGCCGCCGGCCGGGTCCTCGACGAGCGCTTCACCCCGACGACCGGCGCGCACTGCGCGACCTGCTCCTTCCGCGCCGCGTGCAGCGCCCGCCCCGAGGGCCGACAGGTCGTCGACTGA
- a CDS encoding dipeptidase, giving the protein MSETPDSVVHPVRAYIERHRAAFLGDLADWLRIPSVSAQPERAGDVRRSADWLAGALKDTGFTTVEVWETDGAPAVFAEWPSDDPDAPTVLVYGHHDVQPAAREDGWHTDPFEPTVVDGRMYARGAADDKGQVFFHTLGVRAHLAATGRTAPAVHLKLLVEGEEESGSPHFRALVEAHADRLAADAVIVSDTGMWSETTPTVCTGMRGVADCEIDLYGPDQDIHSGSFGGAVPNPATVAGRIVAALHDADERVAIPGFYDGVSELTEAERRLVAELPFDEAAWLRTAKSHGTLGEAGHSTLERVWARPTAEVNGIGGGYQGPGGKTIVPASAHLKLSFRLVAGQDPYRIETLVREWLAGLVPAGVRYEIVFGAPTRPCLTPLGHPALTAVAGAMSRAFDGATVRYTREGGSGPAADLQDVLDAPVLFLGISVPSDGWHAPNEKVELDLLMKGVETTAYLWGDLPAALRAGER; this is encoded by the coding sequence ATGAGCGAGACCCCGGACAGCGTCGTCCACCCCGTACGCGCGTACATCGAGCGGCACCGCGCCGCCTTCCTCGGCGACCTCGCCGACTGGCTGCGCATCCCGTCCGTGTCGGCGCAGCCCGAGCGGGCCGGGGACGTGCGGCGCAGCGCCGACTGGCTCGCCGGGGCCCTGAAGGACACCGGTTTCACCACGGTCGAGGTCTGGGAGACCGACGGCGCCCCGGCGGTCTTCGCCGAGTGGCCCTCCGACGACCCGGACGCGCCGACGGTGCTGGTCTACGGCCACCACGACGTGCAGCCGGCGGCCCGCGAGGACGGCTGGCACACCGACCCCTTCGAGCCGACCGTGGTCGACGGGCGGATGTACGCGCGCGGGGCGGCCGACGACAAGGGCCAGGTGTTCTTCCACACGCTCGGCGTCCGCGCCCACCTCGCCGCCACCGGCCGCACGGCGCCCGCCGTCCACCTGAAGCTGCTGGTGGAGGGCGAGGAGGAGTCCGGCTCGCCGCACTTCCGCGCGCTCGTCGAGGCGCACGCCGACCGGCTCGCCGCCGACGCGGTGATCGTCTCCGACACCGGCATGTGGTCCGAGACCACCCCCACCGTCTGCACCGGCATGCGCGGGGTCGCCGACTGCGAGATCGACCTGTACGGCCCCGACCAGGACATCCACTCCGGTTCCTTCGGCGGCGCCGTGCCCAACCCGGCCACCGTCGCCGGACGCATCGTCGCCGCCCTGCACGACGCCGACGAGCGGGTCGCGATCCCCGGCTTCTACGACGGCGTGAGCGAACTCACCGAGGCCGAGCGGCGGCTCGTCGCCGAGCTCCCCTTCGACGAGGCGGCCTGGCTGCGCACCGCCAAGTCCCACGGCACCCTCGGCGAGGCCGGCCACTCGACCCTGGAGCGCGTCTGGGCCCGCCCGACCGCCGAGGTCAACGGCATCGGCGGCGGCTACCAGGGCCCCGGCGGCAAGACGATCGTCCCGGCCTCCGCCCACCTCAAGCTGTCCTTCCGGCTCGTCGCCGGCCAGGACCCGTACCGGATCGAGACCTTGGTGCGGGAGTGGCTGGCCGGGCTCGTGCCGGCCGGCGTCCGGTACGAGATCGTCTTCGGCGCCCCGACCCGCCCCTGCCTCACCCCGCTCGGCCACCCGGCCCTCACGGCGGTGGCCGGGGCGATGAGCAGGGCCTTCGACGGCGCCACCGTCCGCTACACGCGCGAGGGCGGCTCGGGACCGGCCGCCGACCTCCAGGACGTCCTGGACGCGCCCGTGCTCTTCCTGGGCATCTCGGTCCCGTCCGACGGCTGGCACGCGCCGAACGAGAAGGTCGAGCTCGACCTCCTCATGAAGGGCGTCGAGACGACCGCCTACCTGTGGGGCGACCTGCCGGCCGCCCTGCGGGCCGGCGAGCGCTGA
- a CDS encoding ATP-dependent DNA helicase: MTAHLTDPEQLKELLGIPFTPEQTACITAPPAPQVIVAGAGSGKTTVMAARVVWLVGTGQVAPEQVLGLTFTNKAAGELAERVRTALVRAGVTDPDPVDPENPPGEPRISTYHAFAGQLLTDHGLRIGLEPTSRLLADATRFQLAARVLREAPGPYPALTKSFPTLVENLLALDAELAEHLVDPADLLAYDAELLTALADARLTNDDLRKLPETATARRELTALVSRYRAAKRSRDLLDFGDQIALSARLATTRPEVGAILRDEFRVVLLDEYQDTSVAQRLLLSGLFGQGTGHPVTAVGDPCQAIYGWRGASVANLDDFPAHFPHADGTPARRQSLSENRRSGGRLLDLANGLATPLRAMHAGVEALRPAPGAEADGTVRIALLPTHGEEIDWLADSLAHLVRTGREPGSMAVLCRTAGDFPAIQAALVARGVPVEVVGLSGLLHLPEVADLVAVCEVLQDPGANADLVRLLTGPRWRIGPRDLALLGRRARLLVHRGDAGADADPGQRLAAAVEGVDPAEVVSLADALDTFLDSAGHPDDGLPFSAEARVRFARLAAELRSLRASLADPLMDVLHRVLSVTGLEVELSASPHALAARRRETLGNFLDVAAGFASLDGEAGLLAFLGFLRTAVQFEKGLDNALPGGENTVKVLTAHKSKGLEWDVVAVPGLVAGQFPSARARESWTSQPQVLPHALRGDAATLPDLDAFTAAAMKSFKAAMTDHQHTEELRLGYVTFTRPRTLLLASAHWWGPTQKKPRGPSDFLQALYAHCERGHGDVEHWAEAPEKDTENPLLAESTQDLPWPLPLDEEALARRRQAAEHVRSALWSLAPESGSGRPGAPRTAPDPRDPDPDDLWLPDDPAETPGTVPHPREHELTPEEARTIASWDRDLAALTAELHRSRATTRDVLLPAYLSASQVIRLAEDPDGFARELARPMPKPPQPAARRGTRFHAWVESRFDELPLPFLGPEELPGGEDFAGEPEIVDERDLETLKEAFARTPYARRTPYRVEVPVHLTLAGRVVRGRIDAVYRDPDSGAYEIVDWKTSHHRTADPLQLALYRLAWAEQHGLDPEEVAAAFVYVRTGEVARPAGLPGRAELEAILLGGAPSGAG, encoded by the coding sequence GTGACCGCGCACCTCACCGACCCCGAGCAGCTCAAGGAGCTCCTCGGCATCCCCTTCACCCCGGAGCAGACGGCCTGCATCACCGCGCCGCCCGCCCCGCAGGTCATCGTGGCCGGAGCCGGCTCCGGCAAGACCACGGTGATGGCGGCCCGGGTGGTGTGGCTGGTCGGCACCGGGCAGGTCGCCCCCGAGCAGGTCCTCGGCCTCACCTTCACCAACAAGGCCGCAGGCGAACTCGCCGAGCGCGTCCGCACCGCCCTCGTCCGGGCCGGCGTCACCGACCCCGACCCGGTCGACCCCGAGAACCCCCCGGGCGAGCCCCGCATCTCCACGTACCACGCCTTCGCCGGGCAGCTCCTCACCGACCACGGCCTGCGCATCGGCCTCGAACCGACCTCCCGGCTCCTCGCCGACGCCACCCGCTTCCAGCTCGCCGCGCGCGTGCTGCGCGAGGCCCCCGGTCCGTACCCGGCGCTCACCAAGTCCTTCCCGACCCTCGTCGAGAACCTGCTCGCGCTCGACGCCGAACTGGCCGAGCACCTCGTCGACCCCGCGGACCTCCTCGCGTACGACGCCGAGCTGCTCACCGCCCTCGCCGACGCCAGACTCACCAACGACGACCTGCGCAAGCTCCCCGAGACGGCCACCGCCCGCCGCGAACTCACCGCACTCGTCAGCCGCTACCGCGCCGCCAAGCGCTCCCGCGACCTCCTCGACTTCGGCGACCAGATCGCCCTCTCCGCGCGGCTCGCCACCACCCGCCCCGAGGTCGGCGCGATCCTCCGCGACGAGTTCCGGGTCGTGCTCCTCGACGAGTACCAGGACACCTCCGTCGCCCAGCGGCTCCTCCTCTCCGGCCTCTTCGGCCAGGGCACCGGCCATCCCGTCACGGCCGTCGGCGACCCCTGCCAGGCCATCTACGGCTGGCGCGGCGCCTCCGTCGCCAACCTCGACGACTTCCCCGCCCACTTCCCGCACGCCGACGGCACCCCCGCGCGCCGCCAGTCCCTCTCCGAGAACCGGCGCAGCGGCGGCCGCCTCCTCGACCTCGCGAACGGCCTCGCCACCCCCCTGCGCGCCATGCACGCGGGCGTGGAGGCGCTGCGCCCCGCACCGGGCGCCGAGGCCGACGGCACCGTCCGGATCGCCCTCCTCCCCACCCACGGCGAGGAGATCGACTGGCTCGCCGACTCCCTCGCCCACCTCGTCCGCACCGGCCGCGAGCCCGGCTCCATGGCCGTCCTCTGCCGCACCGCCGGCGACTTCCCCGCCATCCAGGCCGCTCTCGTCGCCCGCGGCGTGCCCGTCGAGGTCGTCGGCCTCTCCGGCCTGCTCCACCTCCCCGAGGTCGCCGACCTCGTCGCCGTCTGCGAGGTCCTCCAGGACCCGGGGGCCAACGCCGACCTGGTCCGGCTCCTCACCGGCCCCCGCTGGCGCATCGGCCCCCGCGACCTGGCCCTCCTCGGGCGCCGCGCCCGCCTCCTCGTCCACCGCGGCGACGCCGGCGCCGACGCCGACCCGGGGCAGCGGCTCGCCGCCGCCGTCGAGGGCGTCGACCCCGCCGAGGTGGTCTCGCTCGCCGACGCCCTCGACACCTTCCTCGACTCCGCCGGCCACCCCGACGACGGCCTGCCCTTCTCCGCCGAGGCCCGGGTCCGCTTCGCCCGCCTCGCCGCCGAGCTCCGCTCGCTGCGCGCCTCCCTCGCCGACCCCCTCATGGACGTCCTGCACCGGGTCCTCTCCGTCACCGGCCTGGAGGTCGAGCTGTCGGCGTCCCCGCACGCCCTCGCCGCCCGCCGCCGGGAGACCCTCGGCAACTTCCTGGACGTCGCCGCCGGCTTCGCCTCCCTCGACGGCGAGGCCGGCCTCCTCGCCTTCCTCGGCTTCCTCCGCACCGCCGTCCAGTTCGAGAAGGGCCTCGACAACGCCCTCCCGGGCGGCGAGAACACCGTCAAGGTGCTCACCGCGCACAAGTCGAAGGGCCTGGAGTGGGACGTCGTCGCCGTTCCCGGCCTGGTCGCCGGCCAGTTCCCGTCCGCCCGCGCACGCGAGTCCTGGACCTCCCAGCCGCAGGTCCTCCCGCACGCCCTGCGCGGCGACGCGGCCACCCTGCCGGACCTCGACGCCTTCACCGCCGCCGCGATGAAGTCCTTCAAGGCCGCGATGACCGACCACCAGCACACCGAGGAACTCCGCCTCGGCTACGTCACCTTCACCCGCCCCCGCACCCTCCTCCTCGCCTCCGCCCACTGGTGGGGCCCGACCCAGAAGAAGCCGCGGGGCCCCTCGGACTTCCTGCAGGCCCTGTACGCCCACTGCGAGCGGGGCCACGGCGACGTCGAGCACTGGGCGGAGGCACCGGAGAAGGACACCGAGAACCCCCTCCTCGCGGAGTCCACCCAGGACCTCCCCTGGCCCCTGCCGCTGGACGAGGAGGCGCTGGCCCGGCGCCGGCAGGCGGCGGAGCACGTACGCTCCGCGTTGTGGTCCCTCGCCCCGGAGAGCGGGTCGGGGAGGCCCGGCGCCCCCAGGACGGCGCCCGACCCCCGGGACCCGGACCCCGACGACCTCTGGCTGCCGGACGACCCGGCGGAGACCCCCGGCACGGTCCCGCACCCCCGGGAGCACGAGCTCACTCCGGAGGAGGCCCGCACCATCGCCTCCTGGGACCGGGACCTCGCCGCCCTCACCGCCGAGCTGCACCGCTCCCGCGCCACCACCCGGGACGTCCTCCTTCCCGCCTACCTCTCCGCCTCCCAGGTGATCCGCCTCGCCGAGGACCCGGACGGCTTCGCGCGGGAGCTGGCCCGCCCGATGCCGAAGCCCCCGCAGCCCGCGGCCCGCCGCGGCACCCGCTTCCACGCGTGGGTCGAGTCCCGCTTCGACGAGCTCCCGCTGCCGTTCCTCGGCCCGGAGGAGCTCCCCGGCGGCGAGGACTTCGCGGGCGAGCCGGAGATCGTCGACGAGCGCGACCTGGAGACCCTCAAGGAGGCCTTCGCGCGCACGCCGTACGCCCGGCGCACCCCGTACCGCGTGGAGGTCCCCGTCCACCTCACCCTCGCGGGCCGGGTGGTCCGGGGCCGGATCGACGCCGTCTACCGGGACCCGGACTCGGGCGCGTACGAGATCGTCGACTGGAAGACCAGCCACCACCGCACCGCCGACCCCCTCCAGCTCGCGCTGTACCGGCTCGCCTGGGCCGAGCAGCACGGCCTCGACCCCGAGGAGGTCGCCGCCGCCTTCGTCTACGTGCGGACCGGCGAGGTGGCCCGCCCGGCCGGGCTGCCGGGCCGGGCGGAGCTGGAGGCGATCCTGCTGGGCGGGGCACCCTCCGGCGCCGGATAG